In Acidaminococcus fermentans DSM 20731, one genomic interval encodes:
- a CDS encoding septum formation initiator family protein: MVTRKNGRPPMWTSQKYYTYGSAAIQEEEAPVPSRPRKPVAKPKKSAEGKNIVLRRVAFFACLVLSLVFVNVALSELYFVRAQALVKLKNLEAQALDENETLKIDVERLRSPERITSIAEKKLGMQTARSNIYVRE, encoded by the coding sequence ATGGTTACCAGGAAGAACGGACGGCCTCCCATGTGGACGTCCCAAAAATATTATACCTATGGTTCTGCCGCCATCCAGGAGGAAGAGGCACCCGTCCCTTCCCGTCCCCGGAAACCGGTGGCGAAACCAAAAAAATCTGCAGAAGGGAAAAATATTGTGCTGCGTCGGGTTGCATTTTTTGCCTGTTTGGTATTATCATTAGTATTCGTGAATGTTGCCCTCAGCGAGCTCTATTTTGTCCGGGCCCAGGCCCTGGTGAAGCTGAAAAACCTGGAAGCCCAGGCCCTGGATGAAAACGAAACCCTGAAGATCGATGTGGAGCGGCTGCGGAGTCCGGAACGGATCACCAGCATCGCTGAGAAGAAACTGGGCATGCAGACCGCCCGGAGCAATATTTATGTAAGGGAGTAG
- a CDS encoding UDP-N-acetylmuramoyl-L-alanyl-D-glutamate--2,6-diaminopimelate ligase, which produces MERNLQDVIRQLPGAVVTGNGADRTVSDLTIDSRTAGPGSLFICIKGVNTDGHKYVAKAAAQGAVAALTEQETEVPDGMTVIRVPSTQEAVKTLAPWFYDWPARKMRMIGVTGTNGKTTTTNILRTLLTRTGHKVGLIGTINVMIGDEVRTSHNTTPDVVDLQKMLYEMVENHCDTCVMEVSSHALALDRVAGIEYDTAVLTNITQDHLDFHKTMENYREAKALLFTRLHEGTKPNKTAVFNSDDPSSAIIMPRVKTKIMTYGKGKDNDVYPLTFHVAASHMELNLQTPVGEMDLKLHITGEFNVYNVMGSICAAIAEGLTREDIIRGLDDFAGVPGRFQLIHAGQPFTVVVDYAHTPDGLENVLKTARQITKGKLWVVFGAGGDRDRKKRPIMGKIALDLADIAVVTSDNPRSEDPEAIIRDIEEGLKDNPEGKEIHKITDRREAIEYVMAHAKPDDVVMIAGKGHENYQILKDRTIHFDDGEVVRDFFQKGKTNA; this is translated from the coding sequence ATGGAAAGAAACCTGCAGGATGTAATCAGACAGCTGCCTGGCGCCGTGGTTACTGGGAATGGGGCAGATCGGACTGTCAGCGATTTGACCATCGATTCCCGGACCGCCGGTCCCGGCAGCCTTTTTATATGCATCAAAGGGGTCAACACCGACGGCCACAAGTATGTGGCCAAAGCGGCAGCCCAGGGGGCGGTGGCAGCCCTGACGGAACAGGAAACGGAAGTGCCGGACGGGATGACGGTGATCCGGGTGCCCAGCACCCAGGAAGCGGTGAAGACCCTGGCACCCTGGTTCTATGACTGGCCCGCCCGGAAAATGCGGATGATCGGGGTCACCGGCACCAACGGCAAGACCACCACCACCAATATTCTCCGGACCCTTCTGACCCGGACCGGCCACAAGGTGGGGCTCATCGGCACCATCAACGTGATGATCGGGGACGAAGTGCGCACCAGCCACAACACCACCCCGGATGTGGTGGATCTCCAGAAGATGCTCTATGAAATGGTGGAAAACCACTGTGACACCTGCGTCATGGAAGTATCCTCCCATGCCCTGGCCCTGGACCGGGTGGCGGGGATCGAATACGATACGGCGGTGCTCACCAACATCACCCAGGACCACCTGGATTTCCACAAGACCATGGAAAACTACCGGGAAGCCAAGGCCCTGCTGTTCACCCGTCTCCATGAAGGGACAAAGCCCAACAAGACGGCGGTGTTCAACAGCGATGACCCCAGCTCGGCCATCATCATGCCCCGGGTGAAGACGAAAATCATGACCTACGGGAAGGGGAAGGACAACGATGTGTATCCCCTGACCTTCCATGTGGCCGCCAGCCATATGGAACTGAACCTCCAGACTCCGGTGGGAGAAATGGACCTGAAGCTGCACATTACCGGGGAATTCAACGTGTACAATGTGATGGGCTCCATCTGCGCCGCCATTGCGGAAGGCCTGACCCGGGAGGACATCATCCGGGGCCTGGACGATTTCGCCGGGGTGCCCGGACGGTTCCAGCTGATCCATGCGGGCCAGCCCTTTACGGTGGTGGTGGACTATGCCCACACCCCGGACGGCCTGGAAAACGTGCTGAAGACTGCCCGGCAGATCACCAAAGGGAAACTGTGGGTGGTCTTCGGGGCCGGGGGAGACCGGGACCGGAAGAAACGGCCCATTATGGGGAAAATCGCCCTGGACCTGGCGGACATTGCCGTGGTCACCAGCGACAATCCCCGTTCTGAAGACCCGGAAGCCATTATCCGGGATATCGAAGAGGGACTGAAAGACAATCCGGAAGGAAAGGAAATCCACAAGATCACCGACCGGCGGGAAGCCATCGAGTATGTGATGGCCCATGCCAAGCCGGATGATGTGGTGATGATAGCGGGAAAAGGCCACGAGAATTACCAGATCCTGAAGGATCGGACCATCCATTTCGACGATGGAGAAGTGGTGCGGGACTTTTTCCAGAAGGGGAAGACCAATGCTTGA
- the mraZ gene encoding division/cell wall cluster transcriptional repressor MraZ, which yields MLMGEFEHALDSKGRLFVPAKMRENLGPSFVVTKGVDGCLDVYPLEAWEKLKNSFAQKMMPKQKMRDVSRFIFGGACEVEPDKQGRILLPANLRTYARIGETALIVGVGGKAEIWDAQRYADYTKAVEGDVAELIEELDFE from the coding sequence ATGCTGATGGGTGAATTTGAACATGCACTGGACAGCAAGGGCCGTTTGTTCGTCCCGGCGAAAATGCGGGAGAACCTGGGCCCTTCCTTTGTTGTGACCAAAGGGGTGGACGGCTGCCTGGACGTGTATCCCCTGGAAGCCTGGGAGAAGCTGAAGAACAGCTTTGCCCAGAAAATGATGCCCAAACAGAAGATGCGGGATGTGTCCCGGTTCATTTTCGGCGGCGCCTGTGAGGTGGAGCCGGACAAACAGGGACGGATCCTGCTGCCGGCCAACCTGCGGACCTATGCCCGAATCGGGGAAACGGCCCTGATCGTGGGTGTGGGGGGCAAGGCGGAAATCTGGGATGCCCAGCGCTATGCGGATTACACCAAAGCCGTGGAAGGCGATGTGGCGGAACTGATCGAAGAGCTGGATTTTGAGTAA
- a CDS encoding DUF1858 domain-containing protein: MEKVTADSSIIETVQMHPEIVNIFMQYGLGCIGCMAANFETIGQGAAAHGIDVEALIADINDCIAEVEGNDKKEAK, translated from the coding sequence ATGGAAAAGGTTACTGCTGATTCCAGCATTATTGAAACGGTGCAGATGCACCCTGAAATCGTCAACATCTTCATGCAGTATGGTCTGGGCTGCATCGGTTGCATGGCCGCCAACTTCGAGACCATCGGCCAGGGTGCTGCCGCCCACGGCATCGACGTGGAAGCCCTGATCGCCGACATCAACGACTGCATCGCTGAAGTGGAAGGCAACGACAAAAAAGAAGCAAAATAA
- the rsmH gene encoding 16S rRNA (cytosine(1402)-N(4))-methyltransferase RsmH codes for MEFVHKSVLLEESVQWVVTDPKGIYVDCTLGGGGHSHRITELLDPEGLLIGIDQDEDAIAAATERLKDARCQVKIVHNNFRNLDQILDQLGIPQVDGILFDLGVSSYQLDTPERGFSYMHDGPLDMRMDQEASLTAEQVVNRYKEDDLAGLIYKYGEERWAKRIAQFIVAARKEHPIRTTGELVHIIKAAIPKGARQDGPHPAKRTFQAIRIEVNDELKILDATMEAAVHHLKSGGHIGVITFHSLEDRIIKQAFKRLQRGCICPPELPVCVCGRKPELKKLKEFTPGEAELAENPRARSARLRGAVKI; via the coding sequence ATGGAATTTGTCCATAAAAGTGTATTATTGGAAGAAAGTGTACAGTGGGTTGTTACGGATCCCAAGGGGATCTATGTGGACTGCACCCTGGGGGGTGGGGGCCATTCTCACCGGATCACGGAACTGCTGGACCCGGAAGGGCTGCTGATCGGCATTGACCAGGATGAGGACGCCATTGCCGCGGCTACGGAGCGGCTGAAGGACGCCCGGTGCCAGGTGAAGATCGTCCACAACAACTTCCGGAACCTGGACCAGATCCTGGACCAGCTGGGGATCCCCCAGGTGGACGGGATCCTGTTCGATCTGGGGGTGTCCTCCTACCAGCTGGATACCCCGGAACGGGGCTTTTCCTATATGCATGACGGCCCTCTGGACATGCGGATGGACCAGGAAGCCAGCCTGACGGCGGAGCAGGTGGTGAACCGGTACAAAGAGGACGACCTGGCCGGCCTGATCTACAAATACGGGGAGGAACGGTGGGCCAAACGGATCGCCCAGTTCATCGTGGCGGCCCGGAAGGAGCATCCCATCCGCACCACCGGGGAACTGGTACACATCATCAAGGCAGCCATTCCCAAGGGAGCCCGGCAGGACGGTCCCCATCCGGCCAAACGGACTTTCCAGGCCATCCGGATCGAAGTGAATGACGAGCTGAAGATCCTGGACGCCACCATGGAGGCGGCGGTCCATCATCTGAAAAGCGGGGGCCATATCGGGGTGATCACCTTCCATTCTCTGGAAGACCGGATCATCAAGCAGGCTTTCAAACGGCTCCAGCGGGGATGCATCTGCCCGCCGGAGCTGCCGGTATGCGTCTGCGGACGGAAGCCGGAACTGAAGAAACTGAAGGAATTCACCCCCGGCGAGGCGGAACTGGCCGAAAACCCCAGAGCCAGAAGCGCCCGGCTGCGGGGAGCGGTGAAGATCTGA